A genome region from Dreissena polymorpha isolate Duluth1 chromosome 16, UMN_Dpol_1.0, whole genome shotgun sequence includes the following:
- the LOC127862760 gene encoding TRAF3-interacting protein 1-like, with the protein MSLPGLSEKQARKLVRMRQKHGYLDMNMLSEDQADDEERIAGFTLSNPFPIDPAAVGYPKKEETTKLESSVARDRKSCNSRSRAREEGRDSLERRHYSRDRSYSPRRSYRSPSRSRDGKHEYHYRKRSISHDRSPEDYRRRSSGGRRRHVSRDRESDRDHYRRRHDHHSGHHRRSKFYYSDSDSDSDEEYRTLRGEKGKSR; encoded by the coding sequence ATGTCTTTGCCGGGGTTGTCTGAAAAGCAGGCACGGAAACTTGTTCGGATGCGGCAGAAACATGGTTATCTCGACATGAATATGTTGAGTGAAGACCAGGCAGACGATGAGGAAAGGATTGCGGGCTTCACTTTGTCCAATCCATTCCCGATTGATCCAGCAGCAGTTGGATATCCTAAGAAAGAGGAAACTACTAAACTAGAGAGTTCAGTTGCCAGGGATAGAAAAAGTTGCAACAGCCGTTCAAGAGCTAGAGAGGAGGGCCGCGATAGTCTAGAAAGGCGTCACTACTCGCGGGACAGGAGCTACTCCCCAAGAAGGTCTTACCGGTCTCCATCTAGAAGTCGAGATGGTAAACATGAATACCATTACAGGAAGCGGAGTATTTCGCATGATCGCTCGCCAGAAGACTACCGGAGGAGGTCATCCGGTGGAAGACGTCGACATGTGTCGCGGGACAGAGAGAGTGACAGGGATCACTACAGACGGCGCCATGATCATCATAGTGGTCACCATCGCAGGTCCAAGTTTTATTACTCGGATAGTGACTCGGACTCCGATGAAGAGTATCGGACACTGAGGGGAGAAAAGGGGAAATCCAGATAA